Genomic segment of Apium graveolens cultivar Ventura chromosome 7, ASM990537v1, whole genome shotgun sequence:
GTGAATACTCACAACTGAATACTATAATTAATATATGCGATTAAATTGATGAACGCAAAATACCTCATGCATTTCTGGCAGGACTTTCCCATTAGAGAACAGGTCAACCACAATACCTGATAAAATTATtagatatatatatcaataaataGCGGAACAATGCATAAACTCACATAAAATAAAAGACCCCTCACTGACCACAAAATTTAAGAGTATTCCCGAACGAGAGGAAGTTATCACAATGTTGCATATAAAGCTAATGAGAAACGGTGAGCCAAGAAAGCGTCTTAATATTTTCAGGATTTCTAAAAGAAAATTACATGCAGGGAATTATAATACATATTGATTAGAACAACTCGTAGATATTCAGAGTGTTTGCTTATGGCATTAACTTTTAAATAGAATTACCAGCATATCCTCCGGGAATCGATGCAGCAAATGCATCACCAACATGAACATGAACGATTCCACCATCTTTAGTATGTTTTTCAAGGTCAGACAACCCAAGATAAACTCTGGCTTTATCGATCAACTGGAGCATAAAGTGAAGTCATTTCATAAATCAATTAATTGAATAACACTTGAGGCAACTTTTTATGTATTCATGCTCATTAATATTGCAGAAAACATGGAGAATGTGTAAGATAAGATGTAACTTGATGAAGAATGCTGATTCCTCGCATCAGTTCTAATATTGCAAACATACTGAGAGTAACTAGTAGACCTCTCAAGTTCAATCTTTTTGACtaagaaaacaaataaaaaattacCTATTAGAAAAGTATACGAGTGAAAGCGCATTCTTAGGAAGAAAAATTCATAACATCATCCCACTGAAATTAGTCATTTCTCATTATATGTACTGGATAACATTAAGCTAATTAATATATTAAGAAATTCCTAAGGAGTGTAAGAATTTCATTCCTCAGCTATGATAATATTTGCTTATCCTCTGTTTACCTTTATTCTAAATGTAGCAGGGGCTGCTTGTTCTTTCCCAAAATGAAGTCTAAGTAGGAGGATGTTCCTACAGATGTTTGGTCTATAATGTTTTCTAAAGGTGGTTATTAGGAATAAAATTTGAATTCAATAAAAAATTTATGATATTTCTAAAAAATGAGATGGGGTGCTGGTAATGGTTAGGGAAGTATATTTCAAGTTTTCAACACTACGGTTACTTAACTAATACAGTATAGACCTAACAGCGTAGCAAATCTTTGTATGATCATCCTCACTGTGTTGTAAATCGAGGCTGTCCTAGTTTTCTTTTATGTGTGAAGTACAGCAAGTATCAGTAAACATAATTTAAGCCGATTTACGGTTTTATAGTAGCTTGTATTTCTCTTTATTTAAGGTTGAAGAAAAACGGTATGATATCCACAACCAGAAAGAAGGCGGTCTAAACTAGAAAAGATGTTCTACGGTGACGAAAAAATGAGCATTTAGATAACTggtaataataataaataaaaaagaaGGAAGAAGTGCATTACAATCTCGTCAATCTCCCAGCCTTCAAGATGCAATGAAGGCCACAAATCAAGCATCAGATGAGCCGCAGTTCCTCCAGCCTGAGAATATTATCCATTCTTTGGTTTTTAGTTGCTCAACTTTTCTTCATTTATTTCACAAGATAGCATTAGTATAGACCAAGAGACCTGGCCTTAATAGCTATAGCATCCGATTACCAAGCCAAATATTGCAATAGGACCATTAGGTACAACAGGTGGCAAGCTCGCGAACTCGTCCTATATGATGAACAAAATTAGATTCCGGCTCCAGGTAAATAACAAAAACAATAGTGATGATGTGCTGATGTTATTAATGCCTACAAATGCACCTACACATACACTGATGCATACATGTATAATGACTGATAGAACATAATACTCCCTCACTCTGATGTAAACTTTTGAAGTCAAACTGACCGACGTACATATTCCTACCTTTCCTTCACAATTTTCTAAATTTATTATCACTAAGCAATGACACCTTGTTCAACAAACCATGCCAAAGCTCGCAACAAATTAATAAGTAGTTGACCATCTATTCCTTTTGTAAGCATTTGAATTTCCCCTTTCTTTCCCACATTAGCCCAGAAAGAAAATTATCATATGAATTTCAGCACCAATTTTTATGTTCAAACTCAATCTCCATATGATGTAGTAGATGATACTTAAGGATGTCATGGTTAGttaatcatcatcatcatagTAAAACAACCATGGTAGACTAGTAGTGACACTGCGAGGCTAGGAGGATTGCTACAGAACAAACAAATTCAGGTACTATGAGGAGCTTGGACATACCCAATAGCATCCTGTCCATTTCTCTCCCTTGTTAAAAATGCTGTGAATATTATCTGCAGAGCAGTGACAAAAATATCAAGACCCTCCATAAAATAATAAACAGTAACACAGAACACACTCTATAGGGGGGGAGAGAGAACATAATTATTGACTTGCAAAGCAGTTATGTTTATGGTAAATACATTGTAAATTCACCAACTAGATAGTTTAAAAGAGCATATGTTCACGGTCAGGATTGACTGTAGCAATACGCTTAACAAGTAGCTGAGTACAAAAAGTTTAGAACTAAATAGATTCAGAATGGTTTCAAGGGGTTTATTCTTGACAAGCATAGAAGAAGCTTCTAACAATACCAAATACAAAATTACGAGGGGGAAATTCAAATCGATATAAGCATAAGCAAAAGACTTCAGTCCATTGCCAGGTGCTACAAAGTACAAACCATCACTACAAATTATGGGAAACTAAAGCATTTTTACTTTTTCGTTTCAATTCCATTATTAAGCTGTTTAAGTCAAGTCATCAGCGAGACAGTGGCCGATAACTCTAAGAACTTGTTCTTTTTCAGTCACTTCTTGACTTTATAGACTTTGTAAAGTTACTCAATTACCACATGAAAATCAATTTAAAGACAAGAATTAGTTACCCCTAGTTTAGCTTGTATAATTGTAATAAACAAAACCACTGCAGTCATCAAACACATTGTTTCTTTTAGTCTCATTAAACAGTTGAAATGCAAAACAAACTATGACAAAAGATTCATATTAAGACCATAATTGCAAATTTGCAATAATCATACATGGCCACTAACAAATACATAAATACAACTTAAAATATACAAAATCATACTTACAAGTAGAATCAAGGAGCAGCAATCTAGAATCAGCAGTGTCAACAATCATGATATCATTATATCTAGTTTTAAAAGATGCCACAAGCTGCAACTCAGCTTCTTCTTGCTCCTCCTTGTTGCTTTCAACTTGAGATGAGCTTAATGACTGAAACAACTTAAAGGGGTCTTGTTTTTTGAGCTTATAATCATACCCTTTTAATGGCTTCCCAACAATGTGATTGTTTCTTTGGTGGGTAATTTGAGAATGGAAAGATTTGAAATGTGAGATTTTATATGTTGGAGAAGATGAAATATGATTAAAAGAATGGTCGAAAGTGATGAAATTGTAAGAGTTTATAAGATTCATTATGGTTTTTTTTTAGAATCTTTAGTTCAGTTTGCTTTAGACTTTCTTATTACAATCATCTATCTTTACTTATCTTTACACTCCTATGTTTCAGGCTTTTTGCAAGAAAACCCATTTTAGAATTAGGAGTATTTTGGGAGCTGAAATTAAAATCTGATTATTTTTTAAGAGTGAACACTAATGTTTTAAGACTTAAGTTTCCCaaaaataatttcagaaattTTATCAAATAATATATGGTAGATTTTTATATGTGAGACTGATATGTATCCATTTGTATTTGTGTAGGATTAATGGGTCCGTTTGGCAATTCCGTTAAGTGGGCTTATTggcttataagcccgtaacaGCTTATTGACGAGTATTTGTcaacccaacttataagttgaatttacaacttataagttgaatgttggtaacgacgtactttttcacaacttattttttatttttcatttttttatcaattttaattttaaaatatatttttttaaatgttaatataacttaaaatataagaattaagataattatatataaaaattatttattttaattcatttaaataaaaacaattccgacttataagttaaattatccaaacacttatataacttataagtatttattaacttatcacttatgttaggtcacacacattgtagagggggtgaatacagtgtataatacaatcaaatcgaactttaagaacttaagtaacagaaaacaaactttattgaaacaataaactttgttacagtatggaactgttacctctcagtgatgaacaatatcacgagagctgttagggttacaatgaataatcttctcgaaatatatgataacacttatagtgtaaaccctatgtctgtgtttatatactacacagttacaagataatcgctaattgatatggaatataattctgcttcctaaaatatatcaatcagatatcttttcttccaagtattccattcttcacggaattccttcttcatgcatatctcttcttatgtttatctcgatcttctttcctttaatcagctactgtcctacTCTGATCATCCTttagcacttaagttctgatatctaacttctgatgattatctcctgataatataagtactgatatccttaagtcctgacttccagtataagtcctgatcaacagttaagtactgatttgtcctgttaagtaagatctgaaatctaaacataaattatattagccatgacattatcaaatatatctaacaatctccccaaacttgtaaattagcataatatacaagtttaacagatatttgatgatgtcaaaaacattaagtacaaatacatgagaattagactagataactacaacttacagtccttaaagctttaccaatattcaacttctgataacaacttcagtctgtacaaatatcagaatttaagcagttgtagatcttcgacttggcttcatcatctgatctccctgatgtcaggagttgttctgtgATAGTtattcaacaaacatttctcagcatatctgagttcatcaatcattctccttttggcatctttaagctctgcagtatcttcaccagtttgaaagattgcagctctgagatcattgatctttgcttttctcaactcctgatctagtcttatgacataagctttgtcagactccagattgaattcaagtcccttaataccaagatatgttctgatctgtacagtattaggcttcatatcaacaatatcaccattgtgatctctgtactttggaacatatgtgctgtcagacttaacagaataaagccttttctgtctctgaatctgttcttttaagtagtttgcagcagtccctgttattctgtcatccacttgaagtaagaaaagtacatgctccaattcttcaaaatacttcaatggaatggcattttgtcttatatgataaaccctaccatctgtcatgaaatacaacatgatgtattctttcaagtaggtatggtaaaccatctcTACATATttcagttgattcaatctctcaggagttgctccaatacccggttcactcaaggaagttggatcattggtagtgttgtgtactcttcttttcatcagcacttcccaatccagttttatctcttgtttcctttccagtaactactcttgcttcaaaaccacttgcagtagtcttcaaaggttaagtctgttttgctttagtgaatcctggtaggagtgtctttgatctatcttctgatatcaagttaacttgagctatgtcagaggttacttgcttcttctgaatatcagaacttacaatttcttgactctgaacaacttgagccatgtcagaggttgttttaagaacttttcttgaagtcagagcaagatcatccttttcatcagtaatttcttcatcctcaagaggtacataaaccttgataggttcaccaaccttttctttacccttggatcttagatctatctgtggttgtgatctagccaatgttgcttcagtatgtgtcctttctttgatcacaatgcctttgagttttggaagtgactttttaccagaagcttcagatttggatgtgactttctctgatttaagtctggcttcttcttcctttaaactttccaagtccattcctggattttcctgaagaaataattgtcttgacatttcctcatcaagatataaaagttcatcagaacttatccttttaccagcagcataacttattcttttcccagtatcagaacttgtcatgtgactagcttgtcttgatgttaatcctctaccttgacaatgacctctacccattccagagcttccttgatcatctttttcattatcctttcctatcagtgtcttgtcagtcttgcatttggacttaatcactttctccccctttttggcatcaacaggtagtagaagagagataagcaattccactgaggattggatttcagttagttgtgattgctgagaagcttgatttttcagaatttcatcaatccgagcttgttgatgatcttgagtcttctcaatataagcaatcctgtcaatggtaggttggaagaactttttcttatcaattttccaaacttgttcctgtttgataaagttctcctgaatcttgtgtagctctgcatgagtagttgaatgaagaccttgtaaatgtttagtactcaatgcagtgactctaagctgggttttaaaatcatcagaatttaacatttcatcagctttagtcaagtgctcagcaagatgcttgtcagttggaacacatgaaactgagtttcattccttagtccactcctgacctgcacgagtttcactccaaggtactggtgcttccccggtaacaaacttcttaaccagttcagacttaggaagagtctgttgaggagtatgtcctgaaggacctgcttcatcagcatctacagttggagcggcatcaccagtatctccagcatttgcagcatcagaacttaaagaatcagtatcttctgataagacaacagtgtgagtagcaatggaggcttcatcatcctctaattgctgatcttgttctaatttctgatcaacagccatatcctgatgctcacctaaattctaatcatcagcatcttgatgcagagaaggtgttgttgataactctggaatttgaacagcatcagtaacaggtgttgtggaaggattatttgttgttggagcttctaagagaagtactgcaggcacaaccaagttttgaacatcaatatcagcacttgtgcctggatcaacagaagacacagaaggtgtgttagccttttcagaaacagcttcctgagatggagttgatggataAGAAGTGACTGGAgaaaattccttgtcttgtgagatcagagattcctgatccccttccttagctgcttcctcttcatcatctgaaactggcatttttgccctctgtttcttgtatctcgttgttgatttggattccttgggagtttcaggaactgtcattcgtctaagccgtttgagaagcctagatcccccaattccagaatccttctgagaagtcactttctcagcatcacctacaacaggttctgaagaaggaacctgttcctcagtatcagattcatctctcagtacagtcctcctcctcttttgaggtgtttgaggaatagtttttatCCTCTTTGtcttggaggatgagggttgaacagtctgtgaagtagagagataggatttgagataagtcttgagggtaggttgagtaggatgagtggtaggtgctgaggatgatggtttttgggtgtttgtggttggttggacatcagagtaaacagatctataagtatcaggatcagcatttactaggatctgttttacagactgaggaatctgtaatggtctaaccacttttttcttagtatcagcatttaccagatcattaaaatatcgttttgcaactctaaaaggtggggttgaggaactgactaattgaggttcatcagtacaaaaagtatatagaagttgacagaatctagcaaaatagacaatatttctatcctctgtcatcctatccccaataaaaccaattattccagttgcaaaatcaaaatgagtttgatgaataatagcataccctatgtgctgactcagaattgggatagcatcaaaattcgaacatttgttcccaaaagctttggtgatgcagtcaaagaagaaactccattctcttctgatattagtcctttttaactgcccaagctttgccaaactcttttcatatcccaaatcagccattaactcctgaagtgctgattcctctggagttgaaaaagttcaattttctgggagatgtagagctttgcgtattgtaccaggagtgactacataagatgaatcacccacttcaaaaacaatactgggagtgccatgtttaccaccatcatcaaagtgcccagtccgccaaaacgtcagaacttgttgactcgaaaagacttcaggctgtgttaatgtgtacccaatctcactgtgtgcaagaagatcttgcacaaaatgcaattcagatggagcttcagcatgatcaagaattgcagcatagttgtttggaacaaacttagctccatcaatgattaaatccttaggtgtcatgtgaaaaattgagattcaaaagtgcctgttaggtgtttgataagatgtctgtatgaaaaaccaacgtgagaagaaggagagtaaaagtaagtaaagagaaaaaaaatatgaaggaaataaaagattaaagaaatcctctctatgttgtacttatactctgaacaaaaaaattaccgttggacacctgtcagacatgcagtaataacggatagttactgggctcgagaaaacaggaatcatgacttacccagttgcctgttttcaaggaaaaaccgttccacttacccagatattccattaatcaaggtgaaacagttttaattcaaaattgaaaccgttcccactgagttaattatttttcactgcatcattaatattctgaaagtaaatcacgtaaaaatgaccaagataaattagatgagtaagtgctgataaaaaaaatcagaacttaaattaaaacagaatttatatggtcatcagaatatcaaacaggatttatcaatgcattacaaaatatcttagagacaaaatcttgaagtaaaaacaaattccattaatatatcaagagaatacatttatgaaatggaaattacatcagtacttatacaagatttccctaagctactaaacctaacatcaacagctttagtcctagctaagaagcctgacaaagccgatgatgaagaaaaataggaagaagacaagattaaatcatttcttcttcttcctactctcgacaaacagaatggcgagcctgatgattcgctcttgctggcggagagctgccagtctttcctcctccaatcgctccaaatggcgatggtaatccatatagaagaacaggaggtgggtcagtacctcctgtgggacagagtcccatatctcctcaggaatggctgtgacatgccagtcctgctgccagtcggcacagcttagctccatattgaagttttggtagttcaaaaacatgttgtatctgaccattgagtttttgaaagaaaaagtatgaaggtaagtgtgtgagaaagaatttgatgggaaggctgatgtgaagtggctgcttatataggcaagagaatgccaggagacgtaaaagtttttaatgctgacaggtagaattaattctacctcgtctccctagactttgaaaaagaataacattcattggaaagcggaaacatggtttaaagcgcacaagaaacaagtaacagtggactgttcaagtacaaataccattaaccctaaccatagtgactattaatcttccacttcaatatattcaaatattaactgagactgttatcaaatttcattcacagataagtcaagtaaaacattagattataaaatcagaacttagacttatatcagaacttaacagtcatcagaacataatttcttaacttgaaaaaggaatgcctatcttagtaagtcctcatacaagttctgagttatactcttcagaacttaatcatcagaatatgcaaccagatcttgtcctcagaatttgtgcaataatgacacaatgactgtttatctaaaatatcatagacctccacagaaattttcatcattcagatggagtgattagtgtgtgcatttagctaaataacagacaaagagtaaagtctgattcacttcagtacatcttagaaataaggcataactaaaattttgctaaagagctgtcattgtcctgaaacctactgatgaatgagttcatgcttgagtccacctcaactattttgtgctaattttatgcatcatttgaaattctattttacagtggcttctcagtgtaagtgagtcacgactgcttatcagaatttatgctattatcagagtatttctctagtaatcatagagtgtgaaaagtcaccaagaaaatattttgcttttctaatacatatttacttaataccagcaatgcacttgggtcgtcccttccacatttttactctagatctcgaaggagtacctgattttattctttgatctttttgctttttcttttgataagtgaggtttatcagcacttagtacattcagcagttttactagtatcagattttaacagatgagtagcattattctaatttgtgacttagtaataagatatacaaagtaaactcaactaagctcatTTATCAGAATTttctagtgtcataagatttccactgaaataattacttcttacatggaatcatttgtgtattgaagactactaggtcagtatctagtacagttatcctcataggattgaatagttacttgaacagacatatcacttatcagagtttagaaacatatatcagacaacaatcagtacttaaacgtgtatttcaattaagcacagaataaacaaagagattacattctgtaaatactgatcataaagtctgatgcatcagaacaaaactagacagatttagaaaaagaacctgagaccattccaagttcatttaccaatcttgtaaaagtggcttcacatagtggttttgtgaagatatctgctagttgttgatctgttggaacaaagtgcaattccactgtaccttcatccacatgttcccttatgaagtggtacctgatgctgatgtgctttgtcatagagtgttgaactggattacctgtcatagcaatagcactttgattatcacagtaaatagggattttgaaatatgttaacccataatccagtaactgattcttcatccaaagaatctgtgcacaacagcttcctgcagcaatatactctgcttctgcagttgatgtagaaattgacttttgtttcttgctgtaccaagaaaccaatctgcctccaagaaattggcagcttccacttgtgcttttcctgtcaattttgcaacctgcaaaatctgcatctgagtaacctattagtttaaaatctgattctctagaataccataatcccagagcagctgttcctttaagatacttaaagattctttttacagctgttaagtgaggttctcttggatcttcttgaaatcttgcacaaagacaggtagcatacatgatatcaggtctactagcagttagatagagtaaagagccaatcatacctctgtagtcagtaatatctactgatttaccggtatccttatccagttttgttgcagtggccataggagtggatgcacttgaacaatcttgcattccaaatttcttcagcaagtttctggtgtacttggtttgacaaataaaagtgccttcttcattctgcttgacttgaaggcccagaaaatagctaagttcccccatcatactcatctgatatcttgactgcattagtttggcaaacttcttgcaaagtttgtcatttgtagacccagaaatgatatcatcaacataaatct
This window contains:
- the LOC141670587 gene encoding uncharacterized protein LOC141670587, which codes for MNLINSYNFITFDHSFNHISSSPTYKISHFKSFHSQITHQRNNHIVGKPLKGYDYKLKKQDPFKLFQSLSSSQVESNKEEQEEAELQLVASFKTRYNDIMIVDTADSRLLLLDSTYNIHSIFNKGEKWTGCYWDEFASLPPVVPNGPIAIFGLAGGTAAHLMLDLWPSLHLEGWEIDEILIDKARVYLGLSDLEKHTKDGGIVHVHVGDAFAASIPGGYAGIVVDLFSNGKVLPEMHECGTWLDIKDKLMPNGRIMVNCGGSDIGASVSDEGTWEQNSTIKALCQAFPGEVSWKKLVNEGENYLALTGPFPDLNTWSADLPDQLNSNVFQWKSCSPSS